CTACCCGGTttccattatcacccgcatctgaatcggaggggtatggacgatcaaacaaatcctggcccactggtgacccaggccaagaacaggagaaatccatagcactctccgaggtggccgggctatcaaggttctccctaataataagagctggtgcatacttgaaaatctcctcctgcgtcatcccagaagaatgctccgacgggcctgcctcatgactatcctcctcctcggaggtaagaagctccggaggggtcatcgccaaatcctccgagatatctgtatcgtagccatcctccacgggatcctctgctccagggttcggggtctctggaggagtcgtagatgggtcctccgacggatccgtatcgtagctatcctccggggaatcctccgaaggatccgtctcgatcgagtaactggggccctgcctactcggccctggtgacaacctgggggccttcttggcacccccatcctcatcgtcggaagccgtcctcttcattcgtcaccaacctacaactacctgcaaggagagggtcagaaacattttcccgaataccgacacttctgctccttTGGAGCCCCGCTGTAGATACCGCAATTCAtaagggagaatcatcctaatcatacagctttaacgcacgatctaagaattcaaagaagggtaacatcctaaatgccctgtagcttcctgtttatagatgtggtgcacaacacaaagataaccaagactctactagacacggcctgtagacataccgaggactaaccgctctgataccacttttgtcacgacccaaaccccgtgggccgcgactggtaccctaactgggcacccatacgtacctacctgatcgaactcgaaccatacagagtttttttttttcaaaacagaagtacagaagtaggccgatacaattacggcacgcgcgtaacttacatatatatatacatatacctgaacatacagacatttacagataagccgataaggctaacataaagacgaaacccgtaacccacatatccatctacaggcctctacagacatacagaatcatatgacgggacagggccccgccgtacccagaatatacatacatacggagtacacagaagacagaaaatatataccaaaagatatgctccgagtcaaaggagctcttcgaatggcagagtcagaacctacactggcggcgtgtcacctggcgcgtctgtacctgcgggcatgtagcgcagcccccgaagaacgggggtcagtacggaaaatgtaccgagtatgtaaagcagaaacgtaacagatataaacatagtccgaactagagtcacagaaatataacgggcagaatcataagtcaaactaacggacagagttatgatccagacagacatacagaatcgtgttacacacaaatgaacagaattatagttcggacagacagacggaatcatactacggacagacgagcagaatctgaatccatacggacatacagaagcagaagccatacggacatacagaaatagttgtaacacagacggacaaacagtagtatgacggacagaattatgcatgcagagtagcacagagtcatacaaaatcatacaaaggcgtgtgctttataaatacagatggcacacgcatatattcatacagatcccggccctgtctgggggcgcggtaacagaacccggccctcttagtacgggacgcggtggacagacagaatcaaatcggatcatatgccatcctggccgccatccccatacacagctcatacagacatacagatcccggcccgtacgccgagggacgcggtgaacaatgcagagaagtatgcacgataacagaacctggcccgggtcgcagtgaaagaatgcattgaggcagacacgaatcgataaatgagaaaccacctacctacagactcaacatacagactcgatcaatcagaagggtgccaaacggcgagccaaaatcagaatgtccagatagtatgcatagtacgcgcctataacctagttgggaaggcacgacagattatcagaatgggatgctcagatgttcagaaagcatgttatatagattacacaaaaatagccataatatacacaaaataataattcagaagtttttagagaaaatcggacccgaaacagaagtatttaaaatcgtaccggaagtatcgggccttatgggcccacctcggaccaacccgaggctatatacgtaaattattgctaattgaccttatgaggtaacccatactcattcggaagtgttccgactccgtttggggaagttttgtacaaaatctcactttaagggcaatttgtaagaaaataggtccaattgaattgaaggaattggagcggttttccgtctcgaattccggggaacggagttggacctaaggctcgcggccgagcctaccacatccagaacatgcctaggaacgtagagaagtgcttcacatacctcgatggcgccttatgctcgctcggcgtcaatccaaatttcgcccaaaatctttcttcaagttcttcacttggggttgaagttgttttcttgccaaaatctttatatcaacttgtagataatcttgtgcttagcaataatctctcaagagaggaactttttaaacccaagaattggctccaaaaaaattttctttcttttccttttctttctctcttgaacccgaaaccctttctctcttttccttttgttctttcttgttttctcttgaaagttctatagaTTAGGACtactatataatgtcacatggcaTTTAAttgatccatgggcttggatcaatagtgtggccggttgggcccttatagttgggcctttgttttgtttcattttattgagcccactttggctagatttttgcaattcctaaggcaagtttccaaatttgcccttggccaccttttgcaattccacaccattgaattcataactcacacattcataccaagtagtgtccaatagtggccttattcatcacaagtcattttaccTTGAAttcttccgaatgaacaaaaatgtcggatgtaacattttgagttccgggtaatatcatttgggctaaccaatgcaccggcggtgtttatggatttgatgaacaatgtgttcaggccctttttggatttgttcgtgattgtattcattgatgatatcttggtgtattctagatccgaggcagcgcatgcggatcatttgcgtattgtccttggagttcttcggactcgagagttgtttgcaaaattctccaagtgtgagttttggctgaactcactggcattcctggggcatattgttgcagccgatggtattcgagtggaaagtcaaaagattgaggccgtaaagacttggccaaggcccacgactcctacggaggttcgaagctttctgggcttagcaggatattaccgaagatttgttgaaggtttctcttctatatcatccccactcacaaagttgacccagaaatcggcaaagtttcaatggacagatcataatagtctccagtatatcttcaagcagaaagagtta
The sequence above is a segment of the Lycium barbarum isolate Lr01 chromosome 6, ASM1917538v2, whole genome shotgun sequence genome. Coding sequences within it:
- the LOC132599726 gene encoding uncharacterized protein LOC132599726 — protein: MKRTASDDEDGGAKKAPRLSPGPSRQGPSYSIETDPSEDSPEDSYDTDPSEDPSTTPPETPNPGAEDPVEDGYDTDISEDLAMTPPELLTSEEEDSHEAGPSEHSSGMTQEEIFKYAPALIIRENLDSPATSESAMDFSCSWPGSPVGQDLFDRPYPSDSDAGDNGNRVGREQTGVDDSGHTSHGSSPGTDAPGDTPPV